A genome region from Microcella alkaliphila includes the following:
- a CDS encoding HAD family hydrolase — MTTILWDVDGTLLLNSFTGGGELYHTAVERAVGRELSPPLPRTHGKTDGHILTDILEHFGFDAAEWHERARVALDELSVERAEAGDRREIAPGIREALDQADARGWVNALLTGNSATRSRVKLDGSGLGADRFDWNRSFFGATAPERSDITRAARAALPDETLVIIGDTPRDDEAAVAAGIPFIAVATGVFSVEELRETSAVLVVPTIDGHLDEVMAAIEAL; from the coding sequence GTGACCACGATTCTCTGGGACGTCGACGGAACCCTGCTGCTCAACTCGTTCACCGGCGGCGGCGAGCTCTACCACACCGCTGTCGAGCGGGCCGTGGGCCGCGAGCTCAGCCCGCCGCTCCCCCGCACCCACGGCAAGACCGACGGCCACATCCTCACCGACATCCTCGAGCACTTCGGCTTCGACGCGGCCGAGTGGCACGAGCGGGCTCGAGTCGCGCTCGACGAGCTGTCGGTCGAGCGCGCGGAGGCGGGCGATCGTCGAGAGATCGCGCCGGGCATCCGAGAGGCACTCGATCAGGCGGATGCCCGTGGCTGGGTCAACGCACTACTCACCGGCAACTCGGCCACCCGCTCCCGCGTCAAGCTCGACGGCTCGGGGCTCGGCGCCGACCGATTCGACTGGAACCGCTCGTTCTTCGGGGCGACCGCGCCCGAGCGCAGCGACATCACCCGGGCGGCGCGCGCCGCTCTGCCCGACGAAACCCTCGTGATCATCGGCGACACCCCGCGCGACGACGAGGCGGCGGTGGCAGCGGGCATCCCGTTCATCGCGGTGGCGACCGGGGTGTTCAGCGTCGAGGAACTGCGAGAGACGTCAGCGGTGCTCGTCGTGCCCACCATCGACGGGCACCTCGACGAGGTGATGGCGGCGATCGAGGCGCTGTAG
- a CDS encoding aldehyde dehydrogenase family protein, which produces MSRLAVPKTYKLYIGGKFPRSESGRTYEVTTPAGEFVANAALASRKDARDAVVAARAAVKGWAGATAYNRGQVIYRIAEVLEGRRAQFIDEISRTEGVTEAAAGAQVDAAIDVWVWYAGWADKYAQVAGNGNPVAGPYFNLSVPEPTGVVAAIAPQQRVGTSLLGLAAVVAPIIVSGNTVVVVPNQQAPLSAITLAEVLATSDVPGGVINVLTGSPAEMAPWLAAHADVNALDLAGAADIEWVDLQLSAAETLKRVLAPVSGVPAPALERITAFTETKTVWHTKSML; this is translated from the coding sequence GTGAGCCGGTTGGCCGTGCCGAAGACGTACAAGCTCTACATCGGCGGAAAGTTTCCGCGCAGCGAGTCGGGGCGCACCTACGAGGTGACGACGCCGGCCGGAGAGTTCGTCGCGAACGCGGCGCTCGCCTCGAGGAAGGACGCCCGCGACGCCGTCGTGGCAGCTCGCGCGGCCGTCAAGGGATGGGCCGGAGCCACCGCGTACAACCGCGGGCAGGTCATCTACCGCATCGCCGAGGTGCTCGAGGGTCGTCGCGCGCAGTTCATCGACGAGATCAGCCGCACCGAAGGGGTGACCGAGGCCGCCGCCGGCGCCCAGGTCGACGCCGCCATCGACGTGTGGGTCTGGTACGCCGGCTGGGCCGACAAGTACGCGCAGGTCGCGGGCAACGGCAACCCCGTCGCGGGCCCGTACTTCAACCTGTCCGTGCCCGAACCGACCGGCGTCGTCGCCGCGATCGCGCCGCAGCAGCGCGTCGGAACGTCGCTGCTGGGTCTCGCCGCCGTCGTCGCGCCGATCATCGTGTCGGGCAACACCGTCGTCGTCGTGCCGAACCAGCAGGCGCCCCTGTCGGCCATCACCCTCGCGGAGGTGCTCGCCACCTCGGATGTGCCGGGTGGCGTCATCAACGTGTTGACCGGCTCGCCCGCCGAAATGGCGCCGTGGCTGGCCGCGCACGCCGACGTGAACGCGCTCGACCTCGCCGGAGCCGCCGACATCGAGTGGGTCGACCTGCAGCTGTCGGCGGCCGAGACGCTCAAGCGCGTGCTCGCCCCGGTGTCGGGCGTTCCCGCCCCGGCGCTCGAGCGCATCACCGCGTTCACCGAGACGAAGACGGTCTGGCACACCAAGTCGATGCTCTAG
- a CDS encoding DUF4870 domain-containing protein, which translates to MTDTPPPPASSAAPAPLSEAEDRQWASFAHLGGIIGILPSLIIFLIFKDRGTFTRQESKEALNFQITMAIAQIAVFILNSILTTVTFGLWALIGWIFPLGLWVLSLIWSIMGFQKAKDGVAYRYPFALRLIK; encoded by the coding sequence ATGACTGACACCCCTCCTCCCCCCGCGTCGTCGGCCGCACCGGCGCCGCTCAGCGAGGCCGAAGACCGCCAGTGGGCCTCGTTCGCGCACCTCGGCGGCATCATCGGCATCCTGCCGTCGCTCATCATCTTCCTGATCTTCAAGGACCGCGGAACCTTCACGCGTCAGGAGTCGAAAGAGGCCCTGAACTTCCAGATCACGATGGCCATCGCCCAGATCGCCGTGTTCATCCTGAACTCAATCCTCACCACAGTGACGTTCGGCCTCTGGGCGCTGATCGGCTGGATCTTCCCGCTCGGGCTCTGGGTGCTCTCGCTCATCTGGAGCATCATGGGCTTCCAGAAAGCGAAGGACGGCGTGGCCTACCGCTACCCGTTCGCGCTGCGCCTCATCAAGTAG
- a CDS encoding DUF4870 domain-containing protein, translated as MTDVPPPSSPYAAPPQPMRPEDEKLWATLIHIGGIFFGFLPALIGYLVLKDRGPFVRDHTATALNFQLTMLIAAIVGSVLTLVLVGFLILVGVSIAILVLSILAAVAANRGQAYTYPLAIRFIKN; from the coding sequence ATGACTGACGTGCCTCCCCCGAGCTCGCCGTATGCCGCCCCGCCGCAGCCGATGCGGCCGGAAGACGAGAAACTCTGGGCCACCCTCATTCACATCGGCGGGATCTTCTTCGGATTCCTCCCCGCGCTGATCGGATACCTCGTGCTGAAGGACCGCGGTCCGTTCGTGCGCGACCACACGGCGACGGCGCTCAACTTCCAGCTCACGATGCTGATCGCGGCGATCGTTGGCAGCGTGTTGACGCTCGTGCTGGTGGGCTTCTTGATCTTGGTGGGGGTGTCGATCGCGATCCTCGTGCTGTCGATCCTCGCCGCAGTGGCCGCGAACCGCGGCCAGGCCTACACCTACCCGCTCGCGATTCGCTTCATCAAGAACTAA
- a CDS encoding ketopantoate reductase family protein has protein sequence MRVIVIGAGAVGGVLAALLHRAGHVVAVVARGEHAAAIAADGLHVDGGWGKWRARVSVVGGDAEAADLLVLATKAHDSAAALPEWAGHDGTPVLVLQNGLGGEQAVRDALPNSPVAVGLALFAVSLTGPGRITVTGPNGLTLGGEDDAVAVTEPVLRHALPAELTVTDDIRGAQFTKLLINQVNALPAITGLSVQQTIADDRLRRVLTSGMVETVAVGDAEGVSWGPIGGVNADAVARIRERGRVAADELARRLATGMGDVPNPASMLQSIRRGRVTEVDQINGVIVALGGAHGVPTPVNSALVALVHEVERTGEHLSPADTLARLALALPSTTQD, from the coding sequence ATGCGCGTCATCGTGATCGGAGCCGGAGCCGTCGGCGGGGTGCTCGCCGCGCTCCTCCACCGCGCGGGGCACGTCGTCGCGGTGGTCGCGCGCGGTGAGCACGCGGCGGCGATCGCGGCCGACGGTCTTCACGTCGACGGGGGCTGGGGCAAGTGGCGCGCCCGCGTCTCGGTCGTGGGCGGCGACGCCGAGGCAGCCGACCTTCTCGTGCTCGCCACGAAAGCGCATGACTCCGCGGCGGCGCTCCCAGAGTGGGCCGGCCACGACGGCACTCCGGTGCTGGTGCTGCAAAACGGTCTGGGTGGCGAGCAGGCGGTTCGGGATGCGCTTCCGAACTCTCCCGTCGCCGTCGGCCTGGCGCTGTTCGCCGTGAGCCTCACCGGCCCCGGTCGCATCACCGTGACCGGGCCGAACGGTCTGACGCTCGGAGGTGAAGACGACGCCGTGGCGGTCACAGAGCCGGTCTTGCGCCATGCGCTTCCGGCGGAGCTCACCGTCACCGACGACATCCGCGGCGCACAGTTCACCAAGCTGCTCATCAACCAGGTCAATGCCCTACCCGCCATCACCGGGCTGAGCGTCCAGCAGACCATCGCCGATGACCGACTCCGCCGCGTTCTCACAAGCGGGATGGTCGAAACCGTCGCTGTCGGCGACGCCGAGGGCGTCTCGTGGGGCCCGATCGGGGGCGTGAATGCGGACGCCGTCGCGCGCATTCGAGAGCGAGGCCGTGTCGCCGCCGACGAGCTGGCGAGGCGCCTGGCCACAGGGATGGGGGACGTGCCGAACCCGGCATCCATGCTGCAGAGTATTCGCCGCGGTCGTGTGACCGAGGTCGATCAGATCAACGGTGTCATCGTCGCCCTCGGCGGTGCGCACGGCGTGCCCACGCCGGTGAACTCCGCGCTCGTTGCGCTCGTGCACGAGGTCGAACGCACCGGCGAGCACCTCAGCCCCGCGGACACCCTCGCCCGCCTCGCCCTCGCGCTCCCGTCAACAACTCAGGACTAA
- the hemW gene encoding radical SAM family heme chaperone HemW, which yields MPSALPLADPAPDDGALPATVADGAADRAFGVYLHVPYCRVRCGYCDFNTYTADEVRGTSRADFAEQAIAEVELATRVLAEADLPPRPASTVFFGGGTPTLLPTRDLARMLDAVRGAFGLADGAEVTTEANPDSIDARGLAELAEAGFTRVSLGMQSAVPHVLATLERTHDPENVPRRVAEARAAGLQVSVDLIFGTPGESLADLDRSIDAALATEPDHLSAYALIVEEGTKLARQIARGEVPPVDDDLHADMYEHLDARLASAGYAWYEVSNWARDNAHRSRHNLAYWTGEDWWGVGPGAHSHVGGVRWWNVKHPAAYAQRLASALSPAAGRETLDAETRRVERVLLETRTALGLSVSALDAPGRTAVAGLIADELVDARLAIAGRLVLTARGRLLADAVVRRLLPEPA from the coding sequence ATGCCCAGCGCCCTGCCCCTCGCCGACCCGGCCCCCGACGACGGGGCCCTGCCGGCGACCGTCGCCGACGGCGCCGCCGACCGGGCCTTCGGCGTCTACCTGCACGTGCCCTACTGCCGCGTGCGCTGCGGATACTGCGACTTCAACACCTACACGGCCGACGAGGTGCGGGGAACGTCCCGGGCCGATTTCGCCGAGCAGGCAATCGCGGAGGTCGAGCTTGCTACCCGCGTGCTCGCCGAGGCCGATCTTCCGCCCCGCCCCGCGAGCACGGTGTTCTTCGGCGGCGGAACCCCCACCCTTCTGCCGACGCGCGACCTTGCCCGCATGCTCGACGCCGTGCGCGGCGCCTTCGGCCTCGCCGACGGCGCGGAGGTGACGACGGAGGCGAACCCCGACTCCATCGATGCGCGCGGTCTCGCCGAGCTTGCCGAGGCGGGTTTCACCCGGGTGAGCCTGGGCATGCAGTCGGCGGTCCCGCACGTGCTGGCGACGCTCGAGCGCACCCACGACCCCGAGAACGTGCCGCGGCGGGTCGCCGAGGCGCGTGCGGCGGGCCTGCAGGTGAGCGTCGACCTGATCTTCGGCACGCCCGGCGAGAGCCTCGCCGACCTTGACCGCAGCATCGACGCGGCGCTCGCGACGGAGCCCGACCACCTGAGCGCCTACGCGTTGATCGTCGAGGAGGGCACGAAGCTCGCTCGCCAGATCGCCCGCGGCGAGGTGCCCCCGGTCGATGACGACCTGCACGCCGACATGTACGAGCACCTGGATGCACGGCTCGCCTCGGCCGGATACGCCTGGTACGAGGTCAGTAACTGGGCGCGCGACAACGCTCATCGCTCGCGCCACAATCTCGCCTACTGGACCGGTGAGGATTGGTGGGGCGTCGGTCCCGGCGCGCACAGCCACGTCGGCGGCGTGCGCTGGTGGAACGTGAAGCACCCGGCCGCCTACGCGCAGCGCCTCGCGTCTGCCCTGAGCCCGGCTGCGGGCCGCGAAACGCTCGACGCCGAGACGCGGCGGGTCGAGCGCGTGCTGCTGGAGACCCGCACGGCCCTCGGCCTGTCGGTCAGCGCGCTCGATGCGCCCGGACGCACCGCGGTCGCCGGTCTCATCGCCGACGAACTCGTGGATGCTCGCCTCGCCATCGCAGGCCGCCTCGTGCTCACGGCGCGCGGCCGCCTCCTCGCCGACGCGGTTGTGCGTCGGCTGCTGCCCGAGCCCGCGTAA
- the truB gene encoding tRNA pseudouridine(55) synthase TruB: MLGRAGSVDSVISGLLLVDKPAGLTSHDVVARARRALGTRKVGHAGTLDPAATGLLTLGAGPATRLLTYLVGLDKQYTTTIRLGQSTTTDDAEGDAIGERASAAALAAATDDRIAAAVASLTGELDQVPSAVSAIKVDGRRAYDRVRAGEEVTLASRRVTVSRFDVLDIRRTSDSVDVDAVVDCSSGTYIRALARDLGTALGVGGHLTALRRTRVGPFTVDDDATITLDALVAAGGDASAPALLAPPAEVAARLFPVLHTTDDQTRDLSHGKKLDGLDIADASPVAAVDMQGRLVALLSVEAGRGRILTGFPQEP; encoded by the coding sequence ATGCTAGGTCGAGCCGGTAGCGTTGACTCCGTGATCTCCGGCCTGCTGCTCGTCGATAAGCCTGCCGGCCTCACCAGCCACGACGTGGTCGCTCGCGCTCGTCGCGCCCTCGGTACGCGCAAGGTCGGCCACGCCGGCACCCTCGACCCTGCGGCCACCGGCCTGCTGACGCTGGGCGCGGGCCCTGCGACGCGCCTGCTCACCTATCTCGTGGGTCTCGACAAGCAGTACACGACGACGATCCGCCTCGGCCAGAGCACGACGACCGATGACGCCGAGGGTGACGCGATCGGCGAGCGAGCGTCGGCCGCCGCGCTCGCCGCCGCCACCGACGACCGCATCGCCGCCGCGGTCGCCTCCCTCACCGGCGAGCTCGACCAGGTGCCGAGCGCGGTCAGCGCGATCAAGGTCGACGGTCGCCGCGCGTACGACCGCGTGCGCGCGGGCGAGGAGGTCACGCTGGCCTCGCGTCGCGTGACCGTCTCGCGCTTCGACGTGCTCGACATTCGCCGAACGAGTGACTCCGTCGACGTCGACGCGGTCGTCGATTGCTCGTCGGGCACCTACATCCGCGCGCTCGCCCGCGACCTCGGCACCGCCCTCGGCGTCGGCGGGCATCTGACGGCCCTGCGCCGCACCCGCGTCGGCCCGTTCACAGTTGACGACGATGCGACGATCACCCTGGATGCTCTTGTCGCCGCGGGCGGGGACGCGTCCGCCCCAGCCCTCCTCGCGCCGCCCGCCGAGGTCGCCGCCCGCCTGTTCCCCGTCCTCCACACCACGGACGACCAGACGCGGGATCTGTCGCACGGCAAGAAGCTCGACGGCCTGGACATCGCCGACGCTTCCCCGGTCGCCGCCGTCGACATGCAGGGCCGTCTCGTGGCGTTGCTCAGCGTTGAGGCGGGACGGGGCCGTATTCTGACGGGGTTCCCGCAGGAGCCGTAG